In Capsicum annuum cultivar UCD-10X-F1 chromosome 8, UCD10Xv1.1, whole genome shotgun sequence, the genomic window GGAAAAATTGAGGGGAAGTAGCTTCATAAATTTATATTACTCAAGTAATGATTTAGGCTGAAATTATTACTACTACAGATTATATAGCAACGAGTGATAAAAGTTGGGCTACTGTCTGTACAAACAATTCCGGCTGAGTctcaaatttagaaaaagaaaaaaaaatgatgtctTTATTCATAAAGTAACATATACTAtggaaaaaatcacaatttatgaAAGATGAGGGCTTATATTTGCATCACCGGCGACATATTAGACTTGAATCCTGCAATTTCCAAAAAATGAATGGATTAAGGTTAAGAGCTTTAAGGATGAAACGTAATGTTATGAGGGATAAAGATTAAGTTGAATACCTGCAAGTTACACACTAATATCTTTTCATTCTCGTAGCAATTCTGTGTTCAAATTTTACAACCATCCTCGAAAACCATATTGGATAGTGAGTTGACAACATTATGTATATTATGGACAGTCCAATAACCAGACCACAACCGAAACCCATGAGAACCGCTTGCCAACTGATCaaatctccttcttcttcttctttttcttcttcatcatctagcGGTACCCCATCATCGCCACCACAATCTTTTGATAGTGGAAATCCACGTAACCCATCATTCCCTTGGTATGAACTGTTCTCAAACGTATCAAATTGTTTTCCTTTAGGAATGCATCCGACCAGATGAttgtgagagagatttaagaCTGCAAGAAATGTGAGAGATGCAAGTTGTTGTGGAATTTCACCGCCTATTTTGTTGGATGAGAGATCCAACGATTCAAGTACGGATAATTGGTGGAATGATGCTGGTATATGACCTTCCAAGCCATTATGAGACAGGTTCAGTGTACGGAGTCCAACGAGATCTCCAATAATGCTTGGAATATGACCTTCAAATCTATTCCATGAGAGATTGATAATTATGTATGTGGACAAAACTCGAGGAAGTTCAAGATCCAGACCCTTTGTTGTCACTATCAAAGAAAATGGGTCAACGGCAGTATTTGTATGTGCAACATACTCTCGGGTTCCATTGTTCTCACCAATGATTTTCATGGCTTGAAAATTCTCGAAAAGGCTCACAGGTAAATCACCACTAAATTCATTGAATGAGAGCTCTATTACTCGAATTTTAGCAAAAAAGTTGTCTGTCCTTAAATCACTTATAAAGCCGTGCAACTTATTTGATCTCAAGCTTAAAATCTTCAAATCAGGAAGGCCTCCCAACCAAATTGGAAATGTGTCATTCAACTCATTGTTGCCTAAATCAAGGAATTCCAAATTTCTGCAATTGATCAACGATGGCGGAACTTTCCCCTGTAGCTTATTCCCATGcaatttaatgattttaaattggtTTCCTATACTAAAAGTTGTATTAATCGTCCAACTAAGACAATTATTGCTTAAATCCAGACGCGAAACTCTGCTCATCTGACCTAAACATTGTGGGATTGTTCCCTCCAAATTATTACTTCCCAAATTTAGCAATCCCAGTGTTTTTAGATTGCAGACGGTTGAAGGAATCTGTCCGCTGAAATTATTTTGGGAAAGAATAAGAAATTGTAGGTACTGCAGGTCTAGGAGCGACTTTGGAATAGGACCTTGCAACTGATTTTGTTTTACAGAAACGAAATACACTTTATTATTGGACTTGAACTCGTGAATTTTGCCACTGAAAGAGTTATTGCTCAAGTCTAAATGCATTAGTGATGGGAGGGAGAATATCCAGGAAGGTATAGTCCCATTCAAGTAGTTCGATGACAAGATGAGTAATTGTAGGTCTTGGAGCCCACTTACGTTGGATGGAATTGGACCAGTTAGGGAATTGAAAGAAATATCTAAAGATTCAAGCTGCGTCCAGCTTCTGTTAAAGGATAAGCCTTCAAGTTGGCCATCGAAGTTGTTATTATCAAGGTACAACAACTCAATGTTGGTGAGATTCCACAGAGGTTTAGGAATGGGCCCTGAGAGATTGGCAGAACTCAAATCCAAGTAGGTCAATGAAGTTAGATGGCTAAATGATTCAGGTATCCTACCAGTAAAATTCACACCGCTGAGATATAACTTCACGAGTGATGCACTGCTATTCCATATGGACATGGGGAACCTAACAGTGAGCTGGGGATTGTCTGATAAAGAAAGGTATTCCAAGTTGGAAAGGTGGAAAACACTTTCGGGCAATACCCCACATAACTGTATGTCTTGAAGCCGTAGAGTTGTTAAATAAGAAGAGAAATTTAGAGGAATGGTGGAAGAGATGTTCACAGAGTCAAGGTGAAGCACTCTTAATTGGGTCAAGTTCTTAAGTAAAAGTTCAAAATTGTAAGGCTCAAGTCTAAGCCTATACGATTTATCAGTCGATATACTAAGAACTTGTAATTTAGAAAGGTGAGAGATTTCTGCTGGGATTACACCTGTAAAACTTGAATACAACACGTTAAGATGCGTCAAGCTAGATAACTCACCGAATTTAGCTGAAATGAGCGACCCGGAAAAATCATTATAAGACAAATCCAGCCGTTTGAGACCGGAGAGCTGAAACAGGCTACTGTTGGTATGAAATTTGCCTTGAAGTCCTTTGCAAAAGAGGTCAAGCTCAATTACTTGTCCCGTCGTCTCGTCACAATGAACTCCATTCCATGAGCAACAATCTGTGCTCTTGTTCCATGAAAGAGTTGTATCCTCATAACAGGAACCTGATGAAGCATTAGGATTAATGGTAAACATATGCTCGAATTGTAGAAGGGCTAGAGCTTGATGTTTGGGGCACAAATGAGGTAAGGATGAGGAGAAAGCAAGTTGACAGAGAAAGGTATATAGCATTAAAAACAGTACAATTTTTACAGAACCCATTGCTGCACTAAAATGATCAAAACTAATTAAGTTGGTAGAGAtcgaagaaatcaagaaatgttTGCTTTGTGTCTCTATTCAATAATTTTGATGAGGTATATATAGCAAAAATTAAGCAAAGAAAAAATCTAC contains:
- the LOC107838783 gene encoding receptor-like protein Cf-9, translated to MGSVKIVLFLMLYTFLCQLAFSSSLPHLCPKHQALALLQFEHMFTINPNASSGSCYEDTTLSWNKSTDCCSWNGVHCDETTGQVIELDLFCKGLQGKFHTNSSLFQLSGLKRLDLSYNDFSGSLISAKFGELSSLTHLNVLYSSFTGVIPAEISHLSKLQVLSISTDKSYRLRLEPYNFELLLKNLTQLRVLHLDSVNISSTIPLNFSSYLTTLRLQDIQLCGVLPESVFHLSNLEYLSLSDNPQLTVRFPMSIWNSSASLVKLYLSGVNFTGRIPESFSHLTSLTYLDLSSANLSGPIPKPLWNLTNIELLYLDNNNFDGQLEGLSFNRSWTQLESLDISFNSLTGPIPSNVSGLQDLQLLILSSNYLNGTIPSWIFSLPSLMHLDLSNNSFSGKIHEFKSNNKVYFVSVKQNQLQGPIPKSLLDLQYLQFLILSQNNFSGQIPSTVCNLKTLGLLNLGSNNLEGTIPQCLGQMSRVSRLDLSNNCLSWTINTTFSIGNQFKIIKLHGNKLQGKVPPSLINCRNLEFLDLGNNELNDTFPIWLGGLPDLKILSLRSNKLHGFISDLRTDNFFAKIRVIELSFNEFSGDLPVSLFENFQAMKIIGENNGTREYVAHTNTAVDPFSLIVTTKGLDLELPRVLSTYIIINLSWNRFEGHIPSIIGDLVGLRTLNLSHNGLEGHIPASFHQLSVLESLDLSSNKIGGEIPQQLASLTFLAVLNLSHNHLVGCIPKGKQFDTFENSSYQGNDGLRGFPLSKDCGGDDGVPLDDEEEKEEEEGDLISWQAVLMGFGCGLVIGLSIIYIMLSTHYPIWFSRMVVKFEHRIATRMKRY